From one Gadus morhua chromosome 8, gadMor3.0, whole genome shotgun sequence genomic stretch:
- the LOC115549574 gene encoding choline transporter-like protein 5-A, which yields MPAKRYAQESSAAVRSEVAGRPPTPPRYYGEPHKFDPFFRGPVRKRSCTDVLCCLIFMVVILAYGALGIVAWLHGDPRKVLHATDSYGQFCGQDGTPNAKKPILFYFNILKCANPSVLINLQCPTTQMCVSKCPDRFATYTDMQLQNALGSSYWNYYRQFCKPGFNNPNKPVSQVLRDEDCPSMIIPSRPFLQRCLPDFIPLNGTLTVANHTRFRDALDAPRSVAELRQAANGITGLVDAKEWGMKIVEDYAKSWQWILIGLLIAAAVSLTFILLLRFTAGLLLWVTILAVMLLVAYGMWYCSRELSGLGERPGSDVAIMEVGFHTDLQVYLQLRQTWVIFLVFLGGIEASIMLMLIFLRGRVQVAITLLREASKATGHIMSSLFYPLITFLLLALFISYWAVTAVLLASSGEAVYKVMAPDITCPYANSTCTPETFNRKSNWSAAARASCEGSRCTFALYGGETPYHRYLFLLQLFNLLACLWLLNFSLALEQCTLAGAFASYYWARRRPRDVPPCPLFSSFSRAVRYHTGSLAFGSLILSVVQLARILLEYLDEKLRGANNVVARFIVCCLKCCFWCLERFIRYMNRNAYIMVAIYGTNFCTSAREAFFLLMRNVVRVAVLDRVTDFLLFLGKLLIAGGVGVLAFFVFDRKLTIFVEVPDLNFYWVPIVTVFLGSYLIAHGFFSVYAMCVDTLFLCFCEDLERNDGSAERPFFMSPGLHQLLGKSSPSR from the exons CCTGGCTGCACGGAGACCCCCGGAAGGTTCTCCACGCCACAGACAGCTACGGCCAGTTCTGCGGACAGGACGGAACGCCCAACGC GAAGAAGCCAATACTGTTCTACTTCAACATCCTGAAGTGTGCCAACCCATCTGTTCTTATCAATCTTCAGTGTCCGACCACACAG ATGTGCGTGTCAAAGTGTCCGGACAGGTTTGCCACCTACACAGACATGCAGCTGCAGAACGCGCTGGGCAGCAGTTACTGGAACTATTACAGGCAGTTCTGCAAACCTGGCTTCAACAACCCCAACAAG CCCGTGTCTCAGGTTCTGCGAGACGAGGACTGCCCATCGATGATCATTCCTAGCAGACCAT TCCTCCAGCGGTGTCTGCCGGACTTCATCCCTCTGAACGGGACGCTGACGGTGGCCAACCACACCCGGTTCAGAGACGCCCTGGACGCCCCTCGCAGCGTGGCCGAGCTGCGTCAAGCTGCCAA TGGCATAACAGGGCTAGTGGACGCAAAGGAGTGGGGCATGAAGATAGTGGAGGACTATGCTAAATCCTGGCAATGGATACTCat tggTCTGCTGATAGCTGCGGCGGTTAGCCTAACCTTCATACTGCTACTGAGGTTCACTGCCGGCTTGCTGCTCTGGGTCACCATCCTCGCTGTCATGCTCCTCGTCGCTTACG GAATGTGGTACTGCTCTAGAGAGCTCTCTGGCCTCGGTGAGAGACCAGGCTCCGATGTTGCCATTATGGAGGTTGGCTTTCATACCGACCTACAAGTCTATCTTCAGCTGAGGCAAACATGGGTCATATTCT TGGTTTTCCTCGGGGGGATAGAGGCTTCCATCATGTTGATGCTGATCTTTCTGAGGGGAAGGGTCCAAGTAGCCATCACTCTTCTCAGAGAAGCTAGCAA AGCTACTGGCCACATCATGTCGTCTCTGTTCTACCCTCTCATCACCTTCCTCCTGCTGGCTCTCTTCATCTCCTATTGGGCCGTTACCGCAGT ATTGCTAGCTTCCTCAGGTGAGGCGGTCTACAAGGTGATGGCACCAGATATCACCTGTCCCTATGCCAACAGCACCTGCACCCCTGAG ACGTTCAACAGGAAGTCCAACTGGTCGGCGGCGGCCAGGGCGTCCTGCGAGGGCTCCCGCTGCACGTTCGCCCTCTACGGCGGCGAGACGCCATACCACCGCTACCTGTTCCTGCTGCAGCTCTTCAACCTGCTGGCCTGCCTGTGGCTGCTGAACTTCAGCCTGGCCCTGGAGCAGTGCACCCTGGCCGGGGCCTTCGCCAGCTACTACTGGGCCCGCCGGAGGCCCCGCGACGTGCCCCCCTGCCCgctgttctcctccttcagcagGGCTGTCag atacCACACAGGGTCTCTGGCTTTCGGCTCACTGATTCTGTCAGTTGTCCAGCTTGCCCGAATACTGTTAGAATACCTGGATGAGAAACTAAGAG GAGCTAACAACGTCGTAGCCAGGTTCATAGTGTGCTGCCTAAAGTGCTGTTTCTGGTGCCTGGAGCGATTCATACGTTACATGAATCGCAACGCTTACATCATG GTGGCCATCTACGGAACTAACTTCTGCACCTCAGCGCGGGAGGCCTTCTTCCTACTGATGAGGAATGTCGTCAG GGTGGCTGTCCTCGACAGGGTGACAGACTTTCTGCTGTTCCTCGGAAAATTGCTCATCGCAGGCGGGGTTG gcgTGCTGGCTTTTTTCGTCTTTGACAGAAAGCTCACTATATTCGTGGAAGTGCCCGACCTCAACTTTTATTGGGTCCCGATTGtg ACGGTGTTCCTGGGGTCCTATCTGATCGCCCATGGCTTCTTCAGCGTGTACGCCATGTGTGTGGACACACTCTTCCTCTGCTTCT GTGAAGACTTGGAGCGGAATGACGGCAGCGCGGAACGGCCTTTCTTCATGTCCCCAGGGCTCCACCAACTTCTTGGAAAATCCAGTCCGTCTCGGTAG